Proteins from a single region of Labedella gwakjiensis:
- a CDS encoding DUF7455 domain-containing protein, which translates to MEYTTSQSEQLESSAPQLTAADRCDSCGAQAYIRVEMNSGELFFCAHHGRKYQEKLASVAQSFHDETARLLEDQRA; encoded by the coding sequence ATGGAATACACCACTAGCCAGAGCGAGCAGCTCGAGTCGAGCGCTCCCCAGCTCACGGCCGCCGACCGCTGCGACAGCTGTGGCGCTCAGGCATACATCCGCGTCGAGATGAACTCGGGAGAGCTCTTCTTCTGCGCCCACCACGGCCGCAAGTACCAGGAGAAGCTCGCGAGCGTCGCTCAGAGCTTCCACGACGAGACGGCCCGTCTCCTCGAGGACCAGCGCGCCTGA
- a CDS encoding DNA gyrase/topoisomerase IV subunit B — translation MSVTDYSARHLSVLEGLEAVRKRPGMYIGTTDSRGLMHCLWEIIDNSVDEALAGNGSQIGIVLHPDDSVEVRDTGRGIPVDIEPKTGLSGVEVVFTKLHAGGKFGSGSYAASGGLHGVGASVVNALSERLDVEVDRNGKTWAMSFHRGEPGIFDDSAGRTPDAPFTPFEKGSVLRSVGKVAKGVTGTRVRYWADRQIFTPGATFNVDDLHARARQTAFLVPGLGIRIDDERATEATGEGASVSEFRYDGGISEYVDFLSNDAPVTDTWRLTGDGTFSETVPVLQDSGAMVPTEIERTCSVDVALRWGSGYDTAVRSYVNIISTPKGGTHQSGFEQGLIKVVRSQVEQNARRLKVGNDKLEKDDVMAGLTAVVTVRVPEPQFEGQTKEVLGTPAVRAIVASVVGERLKERFASTKREDKAQTALVLDKVVAEMKTRISARAHKETQRRKNALESSTLPAKLVDCRSSDVASTELFIVEGDSALGTAKLARNSEFQALLPIRGKILNVQKASVSDMLSNTECASILQVIGAGSGRTFDLEAARYGKVILMSDADVDGAHIRTLLLTLFFRYMRPLIEAGRVFAAVPPLHRVVVVNPGSKPNDIIYTYSEQELQGVLTGLKRSNKRYQEPIQRYKGLGEMDAEQLASTTMERAHRTLRRVRIEDAEMAGNVFELLMGNDVAPRKEFIIDSSDRLSRDRIDV, via the coding sequence GTGTCCGTGACAGACTACTCGGCTCGCCATCTCTCCGTCCTCGAAGGCCTCGAGGCCGTGAGGAAGCGACCGGGCATGTACATCGGGACGACGGATTCCCGCGGGCTCATGCACTGCCTGTGGGAGATCATCGACAACTCCGTCGACGAGGCCCTCGCGGGCAACGGCTCCCAGATCGGCATCGTGCTCCATCCGGACGACAGCGTCGAGGTGCGGGACACCGGTCGAGGCATCCCCGTCGACATCGAGCCGAAGACCGGGCTCTCGGGAGTCGAAGTGGTCTTCACGAAGCTTCACGCCGGCGGCAAGTTCGGGAGTGGATCGTATGCCGCATCCGGCGGCCTGCACGGGGTCGGTGCGTCGGTGGTCAATGCGCTGTCCGAACGCCTCGACGTCGAGGTGGACCGGAACGGCAAGACGTGGGCCATGTCGTTCCACCGAGGGGAGCCGGGAATCTTCGACGACTCCGCCGGTCGCACGCCCGATGCTCCCTTCACGCCGTTCGAGAAGGGCAGCGTGCTGAGGTCGGTGGGCAAGGTCGCGAAGGGGGTCACGGGTACGCGGGTCCGGTACTGGGCTGACCGGCAGATCTTCACCCCGGGCGCCACGTTCAACGTGGACGACCTGCACGCTCGCGCGCGCCAGACCGCCTTCCTCGTGCCGGGACTCGGCATCCGGATCGACGACGAGCGCGCCACCGAGGCGACCGGCGAGGGAGCGTCCGTCTCCGAGTTCCGCTACGACGGCGGCATCTCCGAGTACGTCGACTTCCTCTCCAACGACGCTCCCGTCACCGACACCTGGCGACTCACGGGCGACGGCACGTTCTCCGAGACGGTCCCGGTACTGCAGGACTCGGGGGCGATGGTGCCGACCGAGATCGAGCGCACCTGCAGCGTCGATGTGGCTCTCCGCTGGGGATCCGGCTACGACACGGCTGTGCGCAGCTACGTGAACATCATCTCGACGCCGAAGGGCGGAACGCACCAGTCCGGCTTCGAGCAGGGGCTGATCAAGGTCGTCCGCTCCCAGGTCGAACAGAACGCGCGTCGCCTCAAGGTCGGCAACGACAAGCTCGAGAAGGACGACGTCATGGCGGGCCTCACGGCGGTCGTCACGGTGCGCGTCCCCGAGCCGCAATTCGAGGGACAGACGAAAGAGGTGCTCGGTACGCCTGCTGTGCGAGCGATCGTCGCGAGCGTCGTGGGGGAGCGGCTCAAGGAACGCTTCGCCTCCACCAAGCGCGAGGACAAGGCGCAGACCGCTCTCGTCCTCGACAAGGTCGTCGCCGAGATGAAGACTCGCATCTCGGCTCGCGCCCACAAGGAGACGCAGCGTCGCAAGAATGCGCTCGAGAGCTCGACGCTCCCGGCGAAGCTCGTCGACTGCCGCTCGAGCGACGTCGCCTCGACCGAGCTGTTCATCGTCGAGGGCGACTCGGCTCTAGGAACGGCCAAGCTGGCCCGCAACAGCGAGTTCCAGGCGCTGCTCCCGATCCGCGGCAAGATCCTCAACGTTCAAAAGGCCTCCGTGAGCGACATGCTCTCGAACACCGAGTGCGCCTCCATCCTGCAGGTCATCGGTGCCGGGTCCGGCCGCACGTTCGACCTGGAGGCCGCGCGGTACGGCAAGGTCATCCTGATGAGCGACGCCGACGTCGACGGCGCCCACATCCGCACCCTCCTCCTCACGCTCTTCTTCCGCTACATGCGTCCCCTCATCGAGGCCGGACGTGTCTTCGCCGCCGTCCCGCCCCTCCACCGGGTCGTCGTCGTCAATCCGGGTTCCAAGCCGAACGACATCATCTACACGTACTCCGAGCAGGAACTCCAGGGAGTGCTGACCGGCCTGAAGCGCAGCAACAAGCGCTACCAGGAGCCGATCCAGCGGTACAAGGGTCTCGGCGAGATGGATGCGGAGCAGCTGGCGTCGACCACGATGGAGCGCGCGCACCGCACGCTCCGTCGCGTGCGCATCGAGGACGCCGAGATGGCCGGGAACGTGTTCGAACTGCTCATGGGCAACGACGTGGCGCCACGCAAGGAGTTCATCATCGACAGCTCCGATCGGCTGTCGAGGGACCGCATCGACGTCTGA